The Deinococcus taeanensis genome has a window encoding:
- a CDS encoding phosphoribosyltransferase domain-containing protein, with protein MTAPGTTRVSLPSGELRLEVAQAHLHLDALLDYAVRENPRRGFLFVSRVLGKHIPVAPSRAAQVWQALADRLPPLTHPHFIGLAETATALGEGVFRAWQARHPASPGTFQHTTRYQLEGQLLLRFDEPHSHAPSHLLYDPGPPARRARELVLIDDELSTGTTLQNLAAAWTARHPQVERVVLVSLTDWCPRREALAAALPTPVEFVSLTRGTYQFSPRPGWSPPALPPVTGNGADKTRLLAPVSARLGHQVDPDLPAVTAALDLQPGARVLVLGTGEYQFPPAQLAQALESAGHAVHWSATTRSPILPGLAITARVAFSDNVGDGIANYLYNVHPQQYDRILVAYEGQCAPDPALLAGLGSHASAVRLT; from the coding sequence GTGACCGCGCCCGGGACCACCCGGGTGTCACTCCCGAGCGGCGAGCTGCGCCTTGAGGTGGCGCAGGCGCACCTGCACCTGGACGCCCTGCTCGACTACGCCGTGCGTGAAAATCCCCGCCGGGGTTTTCTGTTTGTCAGTCGGGTGCTCGGCAAGCACATTCCGGTTGCTCCGTCGCGGGCCGCTCAGGTCTGGCAGGCGCTGGCCGACCGGCTGCCGCCGCTCACCCACCCGCATTTCATTGGTCTGGCCGAAACGGCCACGGCGCTGGGTGAAGGCGTCTTCCGGGCCTGGCAGGCGCGGCACCCGGCCAGTCCCGGGACCTTTCAGCACACCACCCGGTACCAGCTGGAGGGGCAGCTGCTGCTGCGCTTTGATGAACCGCACTCCCACGCCCCGTCGCACCTGCTGTACGATCCGGGGCCGCCGGCCAGGCGCGCCCGGGAACTGGTTCTGATTGATGATGAACTCTCGACCGGGACGACCCTGCAGAACCTCGCGGCCGCCTGGACGGCACGGCACCCTCAGGTCGAGCGGGTCGTGCTGGTCAGTCTGACCGACTGGTGCCCCCGCCGCGAGGCGCTGGCCGCCGCCCTGCCCACGCCGGTCGAGTTCGTCTCCCTGACCCGCGGCACCTACCAGTTCAGTCCCCGCCCTGGCTGGTCGCCCCCCGCGCTGCCGCCCGTCACCGGAAACGGCGCGGACAAGACCCGCCTGCTTGCCCCGGTGAGCGCCCGCCTCGGGCACCAGGTCGACCCGGACCTGCCGGCCGTGACCGCGGCGCTGGACCTTCAGCCTGGCGCGCGGGTTCTCGTGCTGGGCACCGGCGAGTACCAGTTTCCACCGGCGCAGCTCGCGCAGGCGCTGGAAAGCGCGGGGCACGCGGTGCACTGGAGCGCCACCACCCGCTCCCCGATTCTTCCGGGGCTGGCCATTACCGCCAGGGTCGCCTTCAGCGACAACGTCGGGGACGGAATTGCGAACTACCTCTACAACGTTCACCCGCAGCAGTACGACCGGATCCTGGTTGCCTACGAAGGGCAGTGTGCGCCGGATCCGGCGTTGCTGGCCGGCCTGGGGTCCCACGCCAGCGCGGTGCGGCTCACATGA
- a CDS encoding ATP-grasp domain-containing protein, producing MNVWFNKSFSVAASLIRALDGTRYVVHASHTDPTHPALHAARHAFLEPRGLIGERYVRWMLSEARARDIQLIVASKERERLADHVQAFRAAGVTLITPTTRALQDHLERKDEFLRGWDAGILPIPAWRSFHDLASFDQAASELRAPDVRLCMKPARGIYASGFRVLTEQPDRDRFFGGELYQMTYAAARELLTGEPVAPMLLMHTLEGAERSIDCVAWQGELLAAVVRRKSGTSQLLEDRPDLLDAAQKIARRYELSGLFNFQTKDQHGAAHMLEINARPSGGVYLAMAGGVNLPRLMLDAATGERRRERSAVNLTVTEHKVARIVQAAAAPAADPAVLESSGQLVGA from the coding sequence ACGGCACCCGTTACGTGGTTCATGCCAGCCACACCGACCCCACCCACCCGGCGTTGCATGCGGCGCGGCACGCGTTTCTGGAGCCGCGTGGGCTGATTGGTGAGCGGTATGTCCGCTGGATGCTCAGCGAGGCGCGGGCGCGGGACATTCAACTGATCGTGGCCTCGAAGGAACGTGAACGGCTGGCCGATCACGTTCAGGCGTTCCGGGCGGCCGGCGTCACGCTCATCACGCCCACCACCCGGGCCCTTCAGGATCACCTAGAGCGCAAGGACGAATTCCTGCGCGGTTGGGACGCCGGCATCCTGCCCATTCCCGCCTGGCGGTCCTTTCATGACCTGGCCAGCTTCGACCAGGCGGCGTCGGAGCTGCGCGCGCCGGACGTGCGGCTGTGCATGAAGCCCGCCCGCGGCATCTACGCCAGCGGGTTCCGGGTCCTGACCGAGCAGCCGGACCGCGACCGGTTTTTCGGCGGGGAGCTGTACCAGATGACCTACGCGGCCGCCCGGGAACTGCTGACGGGCGAGCCGGTGGCCCCGATGCTGCTGATGCACACCCTGGAAGGCGCCGAGCGCAGCATCGACTGTGTCGCCTGGCAGGGTGAGCTGCTCGCCGCTGTGGTGCGCCGCAAGTCCGGCACCTCCCAGCTGCTTGAGGACCGACCGGACCTGCTGGACGCCGCGCAGAAGATCGCCCGGCGCTATGAGCTCAGCGGTCTGTTCAACTTCCAGACCAAGGACCAGCACGGGGCGGCGCACATGCTGGAAATCAACGCCCGGCCGTCGGGCGGGGTGTACCTCGCCATGGCCGGCGGCGTCAACCTGCCCCGGCTGATGCTGGACGCCGCGACCGGCGAGCGCCGCCGTGAACGCAGCGCGGTCAACCTTACGGTCACGGAACACAAAGTGGCGCGGATCGTCCAGGCGGCCGCGGCGCCGGCTGCAGATCCGGCGGTGCTGGAGTCCAGCGGCCAGCTGGTCGGCGCTTGA